A region from the Sphingomonas sp. S2-65 genome encodes:
- a CDS encoding class II 3-deoxy-7-phosphoheptulonate synthase has product MGWTPDSWRQAEARQLPIYPDPAALDAATRQLETAPPLVFAGEARQLTQDLAKVARGEAFLLQGGDCAESFAEFHPNNIRDTFRVLLQMAVVLTYASKLPTVKLGRMAGQFAKPRSANDETIDGVTLPSYRGDNVNDIAFTPEARNPDPQRMVQGYAQSAATLNLLRAFAQGGYANLHQVHRWTLDFLGQSPWAQRYKDVADRIGEALDFMAACGIDADSVPQLKATQFYTSHEALLLPYEQALTRQDSLTGDWYDTSAHFLWIGDRTRFEGSAHVEFLRGIGNPIGMKCGPSLEPDALLRLLDVLNPARVPGRMTLITRYGHDKIEDGLPKLVRAVKREGHSVVWSCDPMHGNVVKAANGYKTRPFERILAEVRGFFAVHRAEGTFAGGIHAEMTGQNVTECTGGAVEITEQGLADRYHTHCDPRLNAGQSLELAFLLAEMLNAEMAERRKAVA; this is encoded by the coding sequence ATGGGCTGGACCCCCGACAGCTGGCGCCAGGCTGAAGCGCGCCAGCTTCCGATTTACCCCGACCCCGCCGCACTCGACGCCGCGACGCGTCAGCTCGAGACCGCGCCCCCGCTGGTGTTCGCCGGAGAGGCGCGCCAGCTGACGCAGGACCTGGCCAAGGTGGCCCGTGGTGAGGCCTTCTTGCTGCAGGGCGGCGATTGCGCCGAAAGCTTTGCCGAGTTCCACCCCAACAATATCCGCGACACCTTTCGCGTGCTGCTGCAGATGGCGGTGGTCCTCACTTATGCCTCCAAGCTGCCGACGGTGAAGCTGGGCCGCATGGCCGGCCAGTTCGCCAAGCCCCGCTCGGCGAACGACGAGACGATCGACGGGGTTACCCTGCCCTCGTACCGCGGCGACAATGTCAACGACATCGCCTTCACTCCCGAAGCGCGAAATCCCGATCCGCAGCGGATGGTACAGGGCTATGCCCAGTCGGCTGCGACGCTCAACCTGCTGCGCGCCTTCGCGCAGGGCGGCTATGCCAACCTGCACCAGGTTCATAGATGGACGCTCGACTTCCTCGGCCAGAGCCCCTGGGCCCAGCGGTACAAGGATGTCGCCGACCGGATCGGCGAAGCGCTCGACTTCATGGCTGCGTGCGGGATCGACGCGGACAGCGTGCCGCAGCTGAAGGCGACGCAATTCTACACAAGTCACGAGGCGCTGCTGCTTCCCTACGAGCAGGCGCTGACCCGGCAGGACAGCCTGACCGGCGACTGGTACGACACGTCGGCGCATTTCCTGTGGATCGGCGACCGGACGCGGTTCGAGGGTTCGGCGCATGTCGAGTTCCTGCGCGGCATCGGCAATCCGATCGGGATGAAGTGCGGCCCGAGCCTGGAGCCCGACGCGCTGCTGCGGCTGCTCGACGTCCTCAATCCTGCGCGGGTGCCGGGACGGATGACGCTGATCACCCGCTATGGCCATGACAAGATCGAAGATGGCCTGCCCAAACTCGTACGCGCGGTGAAGCGCGAAGGGCATTCGGTGGTGTGGAGCTGCGACCCGATGCACGGCAACGTCGTCAAGGCGGCGAATGGCTACAAGACGCGGCCGTTCGAGCGTATCCTGGCGGAGGTACGCGGCTTCTTCGCCGTGCACCGCGCAGAAGGTACCTTTGCCGGCGGCATTCACGCCGAGATGACTGGGCAGAATGTCACCGAATGCACCGGCGGTGCGGTGGAGATAACCGAACAGGGCCTGGCCGACCGCTACCACACGCATTGCGATCCGCGGCTCAACGCCGGGCAGAGCCTGGAACTCGCCTTTTTACTCGCCGAGATGCTCAACGCCGAGATGGCCGAACGCCGCAAGGCAGTCGCCTGA
- the cysS gene encoding cysteine--tRNA ligase, with protein MQGAALTLYNSLTRSMEPFAPLDPEKGARVYSCGPTVYNYAHLGNLRAYVFTDTLGRTLSWKGYPLTHVINITDVGHLTSDADAGDDKMEAAARAQAKSIWDIAAHYTEAFKRNLKDLNVREPSRWSVATDHIAEMIAFAEKIAPEHCYELETGLYFDTSTVPDYGRLAGNQDDVREGRIDPVAGKRHPQDFAIWRKSPPGEQRLMEWNSPWGVGAPGWHLECSVMSLKYLGAPFDIHTGGIDHREIHHPNEIAQNQAYCGCGDSGSHFWMHNNFLVDRQGKMSKSKGGFTTLQSLIDAGVHPLAYRLMCLQAHYRSELEFSAENLAAALTRLKRLAITVSALRDKAADANAGPAPQPVAALLDEFDAAISDDLNTARALVALDAVLALKRVDPAAQLAAALRMDDVLGLRLETLSRQELRLRPASAGITAEAIEAQLAQRKQARAEKDFTRSDALRDALAEAGVEVMDGDPLGWDWRIAL; from the coding sequence ATGCAAGGCGCCGCACTCACGCTCTACAATTCGCTCACCCGCAGCATGGAGCCGTTCGCTCCGCTGGATCCGGAAAAAGGCGCCCGCGTCTATTCCTGCGGACCGACGGTCTACAACTACGCACATCTGGGCAACCTGCGCGCCTATGTCTTCACCGACACGCTCGGCCGCACGCTAAGCTGGAAGGGCTATCCGCTCACCCACGTCATCAACATTACCGATGTCGGGCATCTGACGTCCGACGCCGATGCCGGTGATGACAAGATGGAAGCGGCGGCGCGTGCCCAGGCCAAGAGCATCTGGGACATCGCCGCGCATTATACCGAGGCCTTCAAGCGCAATCTGAAGGACCTCAACGTCCGCGAACCCTCGCGCTGGTCGGTCGCGACCGATCACATCGCGGAGATGATCGCCTTCGCCGAGAAGATCGCGCCCGAGCATTGCTACGAGCTCGAAACCGGGCTGTATTTCGACACCAGCACCGTGCCGGACTATGGCCGCCTGGCCGGCAATCAGGACGATGTTCGCGAAGGGCGCATCGATCCCGTCGCGGGCAAACGCCACCCGCAGGACTTCGCGATATGGCGCAAGTCGCCGCCAGGCGAGCAGCGCCTGATGGAATGGAATTCGCCCTGGGGCGTGGGTGCGCCGGGCTGGCACCTCGAATGTTCGGTGATGAGCCTGAAATATCTCGGGGCGCCGTTCGACATCCACACCGGCGGCATCGACCACCGCGAGATCCACCATCCGAATGAAATCGCGCAGAACCAAGCCTATTGCGGGTGCGGCGACAGCGGGTCGCATTTCTGGATGCACAACAATTTCCTGGTCGACCGGCAGGGCAAGATGTCGAAGTCCAAAGGCGGCTTCACGACGCTCCAGTCGCTGATCGACGCAGGCGTGCATCCCCTCGCCTACCGACTGATGTGCCTGCAGGCGCATTACCGCAGCGAATTGGAGTTCAGCGCGGAGAATTTGGCGGCGGCACTCACGCGGCTGAAGCGCTTGGCGATTACCGTGTCGGCGCTGCGCGACAAGGCGGCAGATGCAAACGCGGGCCCCGCCCCGCAACCGGTCGCGGCACTTCTCGACGAGTTCGACGCGGCGATCTCGGACGACCTGAACACCGCACGGGCGCTGGTGGCGCTTGACGCGGTGCTCGCGTTGAAGCGAGTCGATCCCGCCGCACAACTCGCCGCGGCGCTGCGCATGGACGACGTGCTGGGATTGAGGCTCGAAACCCTGTCCCGCCAGGAGCTTCGCCTTCGGCCAGCTTCGGCGGGGATCACGGCGGAAGCGATCGAGGCGCAGCTCGCGCAGCGCAAGCAGGCACGGGCTGAGAAGGATTTCACCAGGTCGGACGCTCTTCGTGACGCCTTGGCGGAAGCTGGCGTGGAGGTGATGGACGGCGATCCGCTTGGCTGGGATTGGCGGATAGCCTTGTAG
- a CDS encoding SRPBCC family protein, whose translation MSDVRDAPSYVSKDKDLQKSEAQNGESTVWGRTVSIMRPREELYAFWRDFANLATFMENIVSIEVLDQTRSHWTVRGPNGEYQWTAVVTEDRPGEAIAWQSEDGDVQNSGRIEFLDGPPGHGTYVRAVLAYQPPMGMIGKLIATLTQKEPQISSNRDLRRFKQLMETGEIATTTPPNREPKS comes from the coding sequence ATGAGCGACGTGCGTGACGCACCCTCCTATGTGTCCAAGGACAAGGATCTTCAGAAGAGCGAAGCCCAGAATGGCGAAAGCACGGTTTGGGGCCGCACGGTTTCGATCATGCGGCCGCGCGAGGAGCTTTATGCCTTTTGGCGCGACTTCGCGAACCTGGCGACGTTCATGGAGAACATCGTCTCGATCGAAGTGCTCGATCAGACCCGCTCGCACTGGACGGTGCGCGGACCCAATGGCGAATATCAGTGGACCGCGGTGGTCACCGAAGACCGGCCCGGTGAGGCGATCGCCTGGCAATCGGAGGATGGCGACGTCCAGAACAGCGGCCGGATCGAATTCCTTGACGGGCCGCCGGGACACGGCACCTACGTCCGTGCAGTGTTGGCATATCAGCCGCCGATGGGAATGATCGGCAAGCTGATCGCGACGCTGACTCAGAAGGAGCCACAGATCTCCTCCAACCGCGACCTGCGCCGCTTCAAGCAGCTGATGGAAACGGGCGAGATCGCGACGACCACGCCGCCCAACCGCGAGCCGAAGTCCTGA
- a CDS encoding zinc-dependent alcohol dehydrogenase codes for MRALTWHGKHDVRMETVPDPEILNPRDAIIKITSTAICGSDLHLYDAYIPTLQKGDILGHEFMGEVVDVGAKSTLKKGQRVVVPFTISCGSCFHCSKQQFSACDNGNPADNQDLGQQLYGEPMSGLFGYTHLTGGYPGGQAEYVRVPFSDVGPIVIPDGMPDDDVLFLSDILPTGWMAAENAQIEPGDTVAVWGCGPVGLFAVQSAFKMGAHRVIAIDHFPHRLELAAKFGAETINFEETDTYHALMEMTGSIGPDAVIDSVGLEAHGFFVDNIVDQIKASTFLGTDRPHALRQAILACRKGGRVSVPGVYGGFLDKFPFGAFMEKGLTMKTGQTHVQKYLPKLLEMIGNKELDTTFLISHRLPLEQAPDGYKMFKNEQNTCTKVVLKPGMAA; via the coding sequence ATGCGCGCACTCACCTGGCACGGCAAGCACGACGTGCGGATGGAGACCGTTCCCGATCCCGAAATCCTGAACCCGCGCGACGCGATCATCAAGATCACCTCGACGGCGATATGCGGGTCGGATCTCCATCTCTACGACGCCTATATCCCAACGCTGCAGAAGGGTGACATCCTCGGCCATGAGTTCATGGGCGAAGTGGTGGATGTCGGGGCGAAATCGACGCTGAAAAAGGGTCAGCGCGTGGTGGTACCGTTCACCATCTCGTGCGGCAGCTGCTTCCACTGCTCCAAGCAGCAATTCTCGGCCTGCGACAATGGCAACCCGGCCGACAACCAGGATTTGGGGCAGCAACTCTACGGCGAGCCGATGTCCGGCCTGTTCGGCTACACTCACCTGACCGGCGGCTATCCCGGCGGCCAGGCGGAATATGTCCGCGTGCCGTTCTCGGACGTAGGGCCGATCGTCATACCGGACGGCATGCCGGACGACGACGTGCTGTTCCTCTCCGACATTCTGCCCACTGGCTGGATGGCGGCGGAGAACGCACAGATCGAGCCCGGCGATACCGTGGCGGTCTGGGGCTGCGGTCCGGTTGGCCTGTTCGCGGTCCAGTCGGCGTTCAAGATGGGCGCACACCGTGTGATCGCGATCGACCACTTTCCGCACCGGCTGGAGCTTGCCGCCAAATTCGGCGCCGAGACGATCAACTTCGAGGAGACCGACACCTATCACGCGCTGATGGAAATGACCGGTTCTATCGGTCCCGACGCCGTGATCGACTCGGTCGGCCTGGAGGCGCACGGCTTTTTCGTCGACAACATCGTCGACCAGATCAAGGCATCGACCTTCCTGGGCACCGATCGCCCGCACGCGCTCCGCCAGGCGATCCTCGCCTGCCGCAAGGGCGGCCGCGTGTCCGTGCCTGGCGTCTATGGCGGGTTCCTCGATAAATTCCCGTTCGGCGCCTTCATGGAGAAGGGCCTGACCATGAAGACCGGCCAGACTCATGTGCAGAAATATCTGCCCAAGTTGCTCGAGATGATCGGCAACAAGGAACTGGATACGACCTTCCTCATCTCGCACCGTCTGCCGCTCGAACAGGCGCCCGACGGGTACAAGATGTTCAAGAACGAACAGAACACCTGCACCAAGGTGGTGCTGAAGCCTGGCATGGCGGCCTGA
- a CDS encoding SDR family NAD(P)-dependent oxidoreductase, translated as MANKLAVITGASTGIGKEIAKIAAGEGYDLIIVADEPQIDAAAGELNGFGVDVQTVEADLSTFEGNDRLLAACGGRPIDVLVANAGRGLGQGFLEQDPAEWRRVIDTNVTGTTYLLQKVLQQMVPRNEGNVLITGSIAGLIPGAWQAVYNGTKAYLDSLSYAIREEIKDTDVNVTVLMPGPTETEFFRRANMENTPVGESEKADAAKVAQDGWSAMTSRKPHVVSGFMNKVQATMSHITPDTLNAKMHTGMAKPDDVEESRGGL; from the coding sequence ATGGCGAACAAGCTTGCAGTGATCACCGGTGCCTCGACGGGCATCGGCAAGGAGATCGCAAAGATCGCGGCCGGCGAAGGTTACGACCTGATCATCGTCGCGGACGAGCCGCAGATCGACGCCGCGGCGGGCGAACTGAACGGCTTCGGCGTCGACGTGCAGACGGTCGAAGCCGATCTGTCCACTTTCGAGGGTAACGATCGTCTGCTCGCGGCATGTGGCGGACGGCCGATCGACGTCCTGGTCGCCAATGCCGGACGGGGGCTGGGGCAGGGCTTCCTGGAACAGGATCCCGCCGAATGGCGCCGCGTAATCGACACCAACGTCACCGGCACGACATATCTGCTCCAGAAGGTGCTGCAGCAGATGGTGCCGCGCAACGAAGGCAATGTCCTGATCACCGGCTCGATCGCCGGATTGATCCCGGGAGCGTGGCAGGCGGTGTATAACGGCACCAAGGCGTATCTCGACAGCCTGTCCTATGCGATCCGCGAGGAGATCAAGGACACCGACGTCAATGTCACCGTGCTGATGCCGGGGCCGACCGAGACCGAGTTCTTCCGCCGCGCCAACATGGAAAACACGCCGGTGGGTGAATCGGAGAAGGCCGATGCCGCCAAGGTGGCCCAGGACGGCTGGTCGGCGATGACCTCGCGCAAGCCGCACGTCGTGTCGGGCTTCATGAACAAGGTGCAGGCGACGATGAGCCACATCACGCCGGATACGCTGAATGCGAAGATGCACACCGGCATGGCGAAACCCGACGATGTCGAGGAAAGCCGAGGCGGGCTCTGA
- a CDS encoding glycine zipper 2TM domain-containing protein → MKNTLFSALLAASVTLGGIAATPAAAQRYDGYGYQDRGYRDGYRGDRGDRGYRGYRGEYRGDRGYRQRYGYRRCSSGTTGTILGAVAGGLLGGEIGRGNSYRGRSTTGTILGAGAGALLGREVDGGNCRR, encoded by the coding sequence ATGAAGAACACCCTGTTTTCCGCCCTGCTCGCCGCCAGCGTCACTCTGGGCGGCATCGCCGCCACGCCGGCCGCAGCACAGCGTTACGACGGCTATGGGTATCAGGATCGCGGCTATCGCGATGGCTACCGTGGTGACCGCGGCGACCGTGGGTATCGCGGCTACCGCGGCGAGTATCGCGGCGACCGTGGCTATCGTCAGCGCTATGGCTACCGTCGCTGCAGCAGCGGCACTACCGGAACAATCCTGGGTGCAGTGGCCGGCGGCTTGCTCGGCGGCGAGATCGGCCGCGGCAATTCCTACCGTGGCCGCAGCACCACCGGCACGATCCTGGGCGCCGGCGCGGGCGCGCTGCTGGGCCGCGAAGTCGACGGCGGCAACTGCCGCCGCTGA
- a CDS encoding protein-L-isoaspartate O-methyltransferase family protein — MMALSLESAPVETTRFEAMRHAMVASQLRTNAVNDPRVVEAMAKVPREAYLPAEHRAIAYRDALLPLPGGRRHNSPLATGRLLTQAQIQPSDRVLLIGAAGGYAAAVLALLAGSIVAVEQEPALAALARGALAGEGNVEVVEAPLSAGWAAAAPYDLLIADGAVEELPDALVAQIRPEGRVLTGIVDHGVTRLAAGRRSEGGFALVDFMDIECAELPGFRRLRKFTF, encoded by the coding sequence ATGATGGCTCTTTCGCTCGAATCCGCACCCGTCGAAACGACTCGTTTTGAAGCGATGCGGCACGCCATGGTGGCAAGCCAGCTGCGCACCAACGCGGTCAACGATCCGCGGGTGGTCGAAGCGATGGCGAAGGTGCCGCGCGAGGCGTATCTGCCTGCCGAACATCGTGCCATCGCCTATCGCGACGCGCTGTTGCCGCTGCCCGGTGGCCGCCGCCACAATTCGCCGCTCGCAACGGGCCGCTTGCTCACGCAGGCGCAGATCCAGCCGAGCGACCGCGTGCTGCTGATCGGTGCTGCCGGGGGCTACGCCGCGGCAGTGCTGGCACTGCTCGCCGGCTCGATCGTGGCGGTGGAGCAGGAGCCGGCTTTGGCGGCTCTCGCCCGCGGGGCGCTTGCCGGTGAGGGAAATGTGGAGGTCGTGGAGGCGCCGCTCAGCGCCGGCTGGGCCGCGGCTGCGCCCTATGACCTGCTGATCGCCGACGGAGCGGTCGAGGAACTGCCCGACGCGCTCGTGGCGCAGATTCGCCCGGAGGGCCGGGTACTGACCGGCATCGTCGATCACGGCGTGACTCGGCTGGCAGCCGGGCGCCGCAGCGAGGGGGGCTTCGCGCTGGTCGACTTCATGGACATCGAATGCGCGGAGTTGCCGGGCTTCCGGCGTCTGCGAAAATTTACTTTCTGA
- a CDS encoding TolC family outer membrane protein, translating to MRLKNLLLGVSLTALAGPAYAQTTTTRQGTTADVTVQTAPQVATQTPATTATPTTTLREALLQAYNTNPDLQGERANQRANDENVPIARSQGRFGVGSTGSVSSSVYDSDGNAFTPTRQGRLGLNVSQPIYSGGSVRNSVRAAETRVNAGRANLRGVEADTFTSVVTAYVDVIRNEAIVRLNQQNVRVLQVNLQATRDRFEVGDLTRTDVAQSEARLALAQSQLRNAEAQLIGSRESYIRVVGTPPGVLAPPPVLPNLPDDAQVAEQTALANNPFLEAAQLQRDATRFDTRVARASRLPQVSLGVGGDYYNYLGSVPGQAAQQLSSNGFSSTIGAQVSLPLFQGGRPAAQVRQAQAREASAIESVTLTERGVISQARSAYASYQGALQVIESSRVAVEANRLSLEGVRAENSVGTRTILDILNAEQELLNSQVQFVTAERDAYIAGFSLLAAMGRAEAADLNLDGGPLYDPEANYNRVKGRWSDWADDRAPTPVGTSTAGTPPQGATVAPGGLDPVLQRPVDTTRTNPD from the coding sequence ATGCGCTTGAAAAACCTGCTGCTGGGCGTGAGCCTCACGGCGCTCGCGGGGCCTGCCTATGCGCAGACTACTACGACGCGTCAGGGCACGACGGCCGACGTGACGGTTCAAACCGCGCCGCAGGTGGCTACCCAGACACCCGCGACGACCGCCACGCCGACCACGACGCTGCGGGAGGCGCTGCTTCAGGCGTACAACACCAACCCCGATCTTCAGGGCGAACGGGCGAACCAGCGCGCGAACGATGAGAACGTGCCGATCGCGCGATCGCAGGGGCGGTTCGGCGTCGGCAGTACTGGCTCGGTCAGCAGCAGCGTCTACGACTCGGACGGAAACGCCTTCACACCGACCCGCCAGGGCCGCCTCGGCCTCAACGTGTCGCAGCCTATCTATAGCGGTGGATCGGTGCGCAATTCCGTACGCGCTGCGGAAACGCGCGTGAACGCCGGCCGCGCGAACCTGCGCGGGGTAGAGGCCGACACCTTCACCTCGGTAGTCACTGCCTATGTCGACGTGATCCGCAACGAGGCGATCGTCCGGCTCAACCAGCAGAATGTCCGCGTCCTGCAAGTCAACCTCCAGGCAACGCGTGACCGGTTCGAGGTCGGCGACCTCACGCGCACCGACGTCGCGCAATCCGAAGCGCGCTTGGCGCTGGCGCAGAGCCAGCTTCGCAACGCCGAGGCGCAGCTGATCGGCAGCCGTGAAAGCTATATCCGCGTAGTCGGCACCCCTCCGGGCGTCCTCGCGCCGCCTCCGGTCCTTCCCAACCTGCCGGACGACGCGCAGGTGGCCGAGCAGACCGCGCTCGCGAACAACCCGTTCCTCGAGGCCGCCCAGCTCCAGCGCGACGCAACGCGGTTCGACACGCGAGTGGCGCGCGCCAGCCGGCTTCCCCAGGTCAGCCTGGGAGTCGGTGGCGACTATTACAATTATCTGGGCTCGGTCCCCGGCCAGGCAGCCCAGCAGCTGTCCAGCAACGGCTTCTCCAGCACGATCGGCGCTCAGGTGAGCCTGCCGCTGTTCCAGGGCGGCCGCCCGGCCGCACAGGTCCGCCAGGCGCAGGCCCGCGAGGCGTCTGCAATCGAATCGGTCACCCTGACCGAGCGTGGCGTGATCTCGCAGGCGCGCTCGGCCTATGCCTCTTACCAGGGCGCGCTGCAGGTGATCGAATCGTCCCGCGTCGCCGTGGAAGCCAACCGGCTGAGCCTCGAGGGCGTGCGCGCCGAAAACAGTGTCGGCACCCGCACCATCCTCGACATCCTCAACGCCGAGCAGGAATTGCTGAACTCCCAGGTCCAGTTCGTCACTGCCGAGCGCGACGCCTATATCGCCGGCTTCTCGCTGCTCGCGGCGATGGGCCGTGCCGAGGCCGCCGACCTCAATCTGGACGGTGGCCCGCTCTACGACCCGGAAGCCAACTACAACCGCGTGAAGGGCCGTTGGAGCGACTGGGCGGACGATCGCGCGCCGACCCCGGTCGGCACCTCGACCGCCGGTACCCCGCCGCAAGGGGCGACGGTCGCGCCGGGCGGTCTCGATCCGGTTTTGCAGCGACCGGTTGACACGACCCGCACAAATCCGGATTGA
- a CDS encoding DUF2497 domain-containing protein: MGDMSTEPSMEEILSSIKRIIAEEGEAAVSSRSRRGKSAARREVVVEDEPAEDEVLELSQPMADARSHGASASAPVEPLADPILSDRAAEATRGPLEALSRIVVKPEVPGTDTLEGMVREMLKPMLRDWLDDNLPRIVETMVAREISRITGRN, encoded by the coding sequence ATGGGGGATATGAGTACCGAGCCGTCGATGGAAGAGATCCTTTCGTCCATTAAGCGCATCATCGCCGAGGAAGGGGAGGCCGCGGTCTCTTCCCGAAGCCGCCGCGGCAAGTCCGCGGCGCGGCGTGAGGTCGTGGTCGAGGATGAGCCGGCGGAAGACGAAGTGCTCGAGCTGAGTCAGCCGATGGCGGACGCCAGGTCTCACGGCGCTTCCGCGTCCGCACCGGTTGAGCCCCTCGCCGATCCCATCCTCTCCGACCGCGCCGCGGAAGCCACGCGCGGGCCCCTGGAGGCGTTGTCGCGAATCGTCGTGAAGCCCGAAGTGCCGGGCACGGATACGCTGGAGGGCATGGTTCGCGAGATGCTCAAGCCGATGCTGCGGGACTGGCTGGACGACAATCTGCCGCGCATCGTCGAGACGATGGTCGCACGCGAGATTTCACGCATCACCGGACGGAACTAA
- a CDS encoding alpha/beta hydrolase family protein: MKHILLAGVALAFAAAPATARDLTIDDVATLSRVGAPAVSPDGRWLVWQQRETDLAANRGRLDLWRLDLRTRGAVPEKLVAEAEVNEAAPQFSRDGRTVYFQSDKGGEDAVWSVAVTGGTPTQRTHIAGGFSGFKVSPDDTKLLIWADRKPGAPSLEPALEKKDANAGSGRTYDQLFVRHWDAWANGDRSQLFVLPFGPAGATGSGTAIGGQLIGDTPSKPFGGGEELAWSADGRTIYFALREAGRIESTSTNLDIFAAPADGSAAPVNLTDDNDGTDTLPTVSPDGKWLAYMSMARAGYEADRQVLKLRNLATGEIRALTQGWDRSVASIAWAPDGKRLYVTAQDTQEEPIFTVDARSGKVARLTQQGVVTAVLPTRSGAVFAMNSLTAPDDFYALTGKKVTRLTSVNAAKLSGIDMPKVDRFSFAGANGDTVWGYSVRPASLAQGAKAPIAFVVHGGPQGSSNNSWSYRWNPAVFAGAGYAVVSVDFHGSTGYGQAFTDAIRSNWGGWPLEDLQKGLAAATAKFSYLDGGNACALGASYGGYMMNWIEGQWPDRFKCIVQHDGVFDARAMAYETEELWFDEWEHGGKTYYEDPEAFEKWNPVHHVAKWKTPQLVITSEKDFRIPYTQGLAAFTALQRQGVDSRLLVFPDENHWVLKPKNSLQWYGEVLGWLNKYTGK; this comes from the coding sequence ATGAAGCACATCCTGCTCGCGGGCGTAGCGCTCGCTTTCGCTGCCGCGCCGGCTACCGCACGCGACCTCACCATCGACGATGTCGCGACGCTTTCGCGCGTCGGCGCGCCCGCGGTGTCGCCGGACGGGCGTTGGCTGGTCTGGCAGCAGCGTGAGACCGACCTCGCCGCCAATCGTGGCCGGCTCGACCTATGGCGGCTCGACCTTCGCACCAGGGGCGCAGTGCCCGAGAAGCTCGTCGCCGAAGCCGAGGTGAACGAAGCCGCCCCGCAATTCTCACGCGACGGCCGCACCGTCTACTTCCAGTCGGACAAGGGTGGCGAAGACGCAGTGTGGAGCGTGGCCGTCACCGGCGGCACGCCTACGCAGCGCACTCACATCGCCGGTGGCTTCAGCGGCTTCAAGGTCTCGCCCGACGATACCAAGCTGCTGATCTGGGCGGACCGCAAGCCGGGCGCCCCCAGCCTCGAACCGGCGCTGGAGAAGAAGGACGCGAACGCGGGCTCCGGGCGGACCTATGACCAGCTCTTCGTGCGCCATTGGGACGCATGGGCGAACGGCGACCGCTCGCAGCTCTTCGTGCTGCCCTTCGGCCCCGCCGGCGCCACCGGCAGCGGGACGGCGATCGGGGGCCAGCTGATCGGCGACACGCCTTCCAAGCCCTTCGGCGGCGGCGAGGAATTAGCCTGGAGCGCCGATGGCAGGACGATCTACTTCGCGTTGCGCGAAGCAGGCCGGATCGAGTCGACCTCGACCAACCTCGACATCTTCGCCGCGCCCGCCGATGGATCCGCCGCTCCCGTGAACCTCACTGACGACAATGACGGTACCGACACGCTTCCGACCGTGTCGCCCGACGGCAAGTGGCTCGCTTACATGTCGATGGCGCGCGCCGGCTATGAGGCCGACCGCCAGGTGCTCAAGCTGCGCAACCTCGCCACTGGCGAAATCCGCGCGCTGACCCAGGGATGGGACCGCTCGGTCGCGTCGATCGCCTGGGCGCCGGATGGCAAGCGCCTCTACGTGACCGCGCAGGACACCCAGGAAGAGCCCATCTTCACTGTCGATGCCAGGAGCGGCAAGGTCGCCCGGCTGACGCAGCAGGGCGTCGTGACTGCGGTTCTGCCGACCCGGAGCGGCGCGGTGTTCGCGATGAACAGCCTCACCGCGCCCGACGACTTCTACGCGCTGACGGGCAAGAAGGTCACGCGTTTGACTTCGGTCAACGCCGCCAAGCTCTCGGGCATCGACATGCCAAAGGTCGATCGCTTCAGCTTCGCCGGCGCCAATGGCGACACGGTCTGGGGCTATTCGGTCCGCCCCGCCAGTCTGGCCCAAGGCGCCAAGGCACCCATTGCCTTCGTCGTCCATGGCGGCCCGCAGGGATCGAGCAACAACAGCTGGTCCTATCGCTGGAACCCCGCCGTGTTCGCCGGCGCCGGCTATGCGGTGGTCTCGGTCGATTTCCACGGTTCCACCGGTTATGGGCAGGCCTTCACCGACGCGATCCGCAGCAATTGGGGCGGATGGCCGCTCGAGGATCTGCAGAAGGGTCTCGCCGCGGCGACCGCCAAATTCTCCTATCTCGACGGTGGCAACGCCTGCGCGCTCGGCGCCTCCTATGGCGGTTATATGATGAACTGGATCGAAGGGCAGTGGCCCGATCGCTTCAAGTGCATCGTCCAGCATGACGGCGTTTTCGACGCCCGCGCCATGGCCTATGAGACCGAGGAGCTGTGGTTCGACGAGTGGGAGCATGGCGGGAAGACCTATTACGAAGATCCGGAAGCCTTCGAAAAGTGGAACCCGGTGCACCACGTCGCCAAGTGGAAGACTCCCCAGCTGGTCATCACCAGCGAAAAGGACTTCCGCATCCCCTATACGCAGGGGCTCGCCGCCTTCACCGCGCTCCAGCGCCAGGGCGTCGACAGCCGCCTGCTGGTATTTCCCGATGAGAATCACTGGGTGCTCAAGCCCAAGAACTCGCTGCAATGGTATGGCGAGGTACTCGGCTGGTTGAACAAGTACACCGGCAAGTAG